The Ananas comosus cultivar F153 linkage group 2, ASM154086v1, whole genome shotgun sequence genome contains a region encoding:
- the LOC109706645 gene encoding transcription factor BIM2-like isoform X4: MELQGKKATHDFLSLYTKDSDPKPPPQGFYLKTHDFLQPLERAEEARKKKRGDESAAVGPAEHVLPGGIGTFSISHVSDPRARAAVKSERGTCAPAPGFGPESKPESVPFALWGACADHRAGQWSSPFAAHVSGSASFGSVSSASRNKPGPERKQFMDAVSRSSKGFEDDEEEEEEEKFARREASSSHKELGVKIDGNGRGGGNDQRPNTPRSKHSATEQRRRSKINDRFQILRELIPHSDQKRDKASFLLEVIEYIRFLQERVQKYESSCPEWNEDNVKMMPWNNNRSPENFISDSSQINKSGSAHPQQTLLGKINDNHIQIAHTVTSDAPNPTELNQMAGVSFKATENPPHCPDADNNTFQAQNQWLRSPLVADSAFSNEMLNQHEELAIDDGTINVSCHYSQELLTTLSQALQNSGLDLSQASISVQINLGKRAANKRSAAVSTSSPKDHVPAVNNQASEHARAGNTGQEFSEAPKRRRVDNS, encoded by the exons ATGGAACTCCAAG gaAAAAAAGCAACTCACGATTTCCTCTCCCTTTACACCAAGGATTCGGATCCAAAACCTCCCCCTCAAG GGTTTTATCTAAAGACGCACGACTTCTTACAGCCGCTGGAGCGAGCGGAGGaggcgaggaagaagaagcgcGGCGATGAGTCAGCGGCGGTGGGCCCCGCCGAGCACGTGCTCCCGGGGGGCATCGGCACGTTCAGCATCAGCCACGTGTCCGACCCCCGCGCGAGGGCGGCGGTTAAGTCCGAGCGCGGCACGTGCGCCCCCGCTCCCGGGTTCGGGCCCGAGTCCAAACCCGAGTCCGTGCCCTTCGCGCTCTGGGGCGCCTGCGCGGACCACAGAG CAGGGCAGTGGTCATCGCCATTCGCGGCGCACGTTAGCGGCAGCGCCAGCTTCGGATCCGTCTCCTCCGCCTCCAG GAACAAGCCGGGGCCGGAGAGGAAGCAGTTCATGGACGCGGTCTCGAGGTCCAGCAAGGGTTTcgaggacgacgaggaggaggaggaggaggagaagtttGCGAGGAGAGAGGCCTCTTCTTCGCATAAAG AGTTAGGTGTGAAAATAGATGGGAACGGCCGCGGGGGCGGCAATGATCAGAGACCCAACACGCCAAGATCAAAGCACTCCGCTACGGAACAGCGGAGAAGAAGCAAAATTAATGACAG ATTTCAGATACTTAGGGAACTCATCCCTCATAGTGATCAGAAGAGAGACAAAGCTTCATTTCTTCTAGAG GTTATCGAATATATCCGTTTCTTGCAAGAGAGAGTGCAAAAGTACGAGTCCTCATGCCCAGAATGGAACGAGGATAATGTGAAGATGATGCCATGG aaTAATAACCGAAGCCCTGAAAATTTTATATCTGATTCTTCACAAATCAACAAAAGTGGTTCTGCTCACCCTCAGCAAACTTTGCTTGGAAAGATCAATGACAATCACATTCAGATTGCACATACGGTTACCTCAGATGCACCCAATCCAACAGAACTGAACCAAATGGCTGGTGTCTCTTTCAAAGCGACTGAAAACCCCCCACATTGTCCTG ATGCAGATAACAACACATTTCAGGCGCAAAACCAATGGTTAAGATCACCTCTTGTTGCCGATTCTGCATTTAGCAATGAAATGTTAAATCAACATGAGGAACTGGCGATAGATGACGGCACAATTAATGTCTCTTGTCATTACTCTCAAGA GTTGTTGACTACACTGAGTCAGGCTCTCCAAAACTCTGGTTTAGATTTGTCACAAGCCAGCATCTCTGTACAGATCAATCTGGGTAAACGTGCCGCTAATAAGAGAAGTGCAGCAGTCTCAACTTCCAGTCCGAAG GATCACGTTCCTGCCGTAAATAATCAAGCAAGTGAGCATGCAAGGGCGGGCAACACCGGACAAGAGTTTTCTGAAGCACCAAAGAGGCGCAGAGTCGATAACAGCTAA
- the LOC109706645 gene encoding transcription factor BIM2-like isoform X1 — protein sequence MELQGKKATHDFLSLYTKDSDPKPPPQGFYLKTHDFLQPLERAEEARKKKRGDESAAVGPAEHVLPGGIGTFSISHVSDPRARAAVKSERGTCAPAPGFGPESKPESVPFALWGACADHRAGQWSSPFAAHVSGSASFGSVSSASRNKPGPERKQFMDAVSRSSKGFEDDEEEEEEEKFARREASSSHKELGVKIDGNGRGGGNDQRPNTPRSKHSATEQRRRSKINDRFQILRELIPHSDQKRDKASFLLEVIEYIRFLQERVQKYESSCPEWNEDNVKMMPWVKVYFRSFWKNSRNNNRSPENFISDSSQINKSGSAHPQQTLLGKINDNHIQIAHTVTSDAPNPTELNQMAGVSFKATENPPHCPDADNNTFQAQNQWLRSPLVADSAFSNEMLNQHEELAIDDGTINVSCHYSQELLTTLSQALQNSGLDLSQASISVQINLGKRAANKRSAAVSTSSPKDHVPAVNNQASEHARAGNTGQEFSEAPKRRRVDNS from the exons ATGGAACTCCAAG gaAAAAAAGCAACTCACGATTTCCTCTCCCTTTACACCAAGGATTCGGATCCAAAACCTCCCCCTCAAG GGTTTTATCTAAAGACGCACGACTTCTTACAGCCGCTGGAGCGAGCGGAGGaggcgaggaagaagaagcgcGGCGATGAGTCAGCGGCGGTGGGCCCCGCCGAGCACGTGCTCCCGGGGGGCATCGGCACGTTCAGCATCAGCCACGTGTCCGACCCCCGCGCGAGGGCGGCGGTTAAGTCCGAGCGCGGCACGTGCGCCCCCGCTCCCGGGTTCGGGCCCGAGTCCAAACCCGAGTCCGTGCCCTTCGCGCTCTGGGGCGCCTGCGCGGACCACAGAG CAGGGCAGTGGTCATCGCCATTCGCGGCGCACGTTAGCGGCAGCGCCAGCTTCGGATCCGTCTCCTCCGCCTCCAG GAACAAGCCGGGGCCGGAGAGGAAGCAGTTCATGGACGCGGTCTCGAGGTCCAGCAAGGGTTTcgaggacgacgaggaggaggaggaggaggagaagtttGCGAGGAGAGAGGCCTCTTCTTCGCATAAAG AGTTAGGTGTGAAAATAGATGGGAACGGCCGCGGGGGCGGCAATGATCAGAGACCCAACACGCCAAGATCAAAGCACTCCGCTACGGAACAGCGGAGAAGAAGCAAAATTAATGACAG ATTTCAGATACTTAGGGAACTCATCCCTCATAGTGATCAGAAGAGAGACAAAGCTTCATTTCTTCTAGAG GTTATCGAATATATCCGTTTCTTGCAAGAGAGAGTGCAAAAGTACGAGTCCTCATGCCCAGAATGGAACGAGGATAATGTGAAGATGATGCCATGG GTAAAAGTCTATTTTAGATCATTCTGGAAAAATTCACGG aaTAATAACCGAAGCCCTGAAAATTTTATATCTGATTCTTCACAAATCAACAAAAGTGGTTCTGCTCACCCTCAGCAAACTTTGCTTGGAAAGATCAATGACAATCACATTCAGATTGCACATACGGTTACCTCAGATGCACCCAATCCAACAGAACTGAACCAAATGGCTGGTGTCTCTTTCAAAGCGACTGAAAACCCCCCACATTGTCCTG ATGCAGATAACAACACATTTCAGGCGCAAAACCAATGGTTAAGATCACCTCTTGTTGCCGATTCTGCATTTAGCAATGAAATGTTAAATCAACATGAGGAACTGGCGATAGATGACGGCACAATTAATGTCTCTTGTCATTACTCTCAAGA GTTGTTGACTACACTGAGTCAGGCTCTCCAAAACTCTGGTTTAGATTTGTCACAAGCCAGCATCTCTGTACAGATCAATCTGGGTAAACGTGCCGCTAATAAGAGAAGTGCAGCAGTCTCAACTTCCAGTCCGAAG GATCACGTTCCTGCCGTAAATAATCAAGCAAGTGAGCATGCAAGGGCGGGCAACACCGGACAAGAGTTTTCTGAAGCACCAAAGAGGCGCAGAGTCGATAACAGCTAA
- the LOC109724965 gene encoding uncharacterized protein At1g04910-like produces MEVRTNWMPRMCRIEKAIGSEYGERPVNLKAEKLRGSAAAAAAAASRSRMKLWMVRATTTVLLWTCVVQLTALGEIWGPRVLKGWPSCFTPSDSPLPIKPAVAAVSSVAEKVTLPPKRIYKNNGYLMVSCNGGLNQMRAAICDMVAIARYLNVTLVVPELDKTSFWADPSEFQDIFDVDHFITSLRDEVRILKELPPRLKRRVELGMVYSMPPVSWSDISYYYNQILPLIQKYKVVHLNKTDARLANNGLPIEIQKLRCRVNYAALRFTSQIEELGKRVIRILRQNGPFLVLHLRYEMDMLAFSGCTQGCSDEEAEELTRMRYAYPWWKEKVINSDMKRRDGLCPLTPEETALILRALDIDRSMQIYIAAGEIYGGERRMAALTAAYPNVVRKETLLEPSDLRFFQNHSSQMAALDYLVSLESDIFVPTYDGNMAKVVEGHRRYLGFRKTILLDRKLIVELVDQYNNGSLGWDEFSLSVKTVHSNRMGMPSRRIVIPDRPKEEDYFYANPQECLRHPEDLSSL; encoded by the exons ATGGAGGTGAGGACTAATTGGATGCCGAGGATGTGCCGGATCGAGAAGGCGATCGGATCCGAGTACGGGGAGCGGCCGGTGAATCTGAAGGCGGAGAAGCTGAGGGGCTCTgcagcggcggctgcggcggcggcgtcgaggTCACGGATGAAGCTGTGGATGGTACGCGCCACCACCACCGTGCTTCTCTGGACGTGCGTGGTGCAGCTCACCGCGCTGGGGGAGATTTGGGGCCCCCGGGTCCTCAAGGGGTGGCCCTCGTGCTTCACCCCTTCTGATTCTCCGCTTCCGATAAAGCCCGCGGTCGCCGCCGTGTCATCGGTGGCCGAGAAGGTTACTCTTCCGCCGAAAA GAATCTACAAAAATAACGGTTATTTGATGGTTTCATGCAATGGTGGACTGAATCAGATGCGAGCCGCG ATATGCGATATGGTTGCTATCGCAAGATACTTGAATGTGACTTTAGTAGTACCTGAATTAGACAAAACCTCATTTTGGGCTGATCCAAG CGAGTTTCAGGACATATTTGATGTCGATCATTTCATTACCTCATTGAGAGATGAGGTCCGGATACTAAAAGAACTTCCACCAAGGCTTAAAAGAAGAGTggagctaggaatggtttatTCTATGCCACCAGTTAGTTGGTCTGatatttcttattattataatcAG ATTCTTCCTTTAATTCAGAAGTACAAAGTTGTGCATTTGAACAAGACCGACGCTCGGCTCGCTAATAATGGCCTACCTATTGAGATTCAGAAACTGAGGTGTCGAGTGAACTACGCCGCTCTTAGATTTACCTCTCAAATAGAAGAGTTGGGCAAACGAGTGATTAGAATACTTCGGCAGAACGGGCCGTTTTTGGTTCTTCATCTGCGATATGAAATGGACATGTTGGCTTTCTCAGGCTGCACCCAAGGTTGCTCTGATGAGGAGGCAGAAGAGTTGACAAGAATGAG atatGCATATCCCTGGTGGAAAGAGAAAGTTATCAACTCAGATATGAAAAGGAGAGATGGTCTATGTCCTTTGACACCAGAGGAAACTGCTCTCATTTTGCGGGCATTAGATATTGATCGCAGCATGCAGATTTACATTGCTGCAGGGGAAATATATGGTGGAGAAAGGAGAATGGCTGCCCTTACTGCTGCTTATCCGAATGTG GTTAGGAAGGAAACTCTATTGGAGCCTTCGGATCTTAGATTTTTCCAAAATCATTCATCCCAAATGGCGGCATTGGATTATTTGGTATCCTTAGAGAGTGATATCTTCGTGCCAACCTACGACGGCAACATGGCTAAAGTTGTTGAAGGCCACCGCAG ATACTTGGGTTTCAGGAAAACAATCCTGTTGGATCGAAAGCTTATAGTCGAGCTTGTGGATCAATACAACAATGGCTCTTTAGGCTGGGATGAATTCTCCTTATCTGTAAAGACGGTCCATTCGAATCGAATGGGAATGCCTTCTAGGAGAATAGTAATTCCCGATCGGCCAAAGGAAGAGGACTACTTTTATGCCAATCCACAAGAATGCTTGCGACACCCCGAAGATTTATCTAGCTTGTGA
- the LOC109706645 gene encoding transcription factor BIM2-like isoform X5 — translation MDAVSRSSKGFEDDEEEEEEEKFARREASSSHKELGVKIDGNGRGGGNDQRPNTPRSKHSATEQRRRSKINDRFQILRELIPHSDQKRDKASFLLEVIEYIRFLQERVQKYESSCPEWNEDNVKMMPWVKVYFRSFWKNSRNNNRSPENFISDSSQINKSGSAHPQQTLLGKINDNHIQIAHTVTSDAPNPTELNQMAGVSFKATENPPHCPDADNNTFQAQNQWLRSPLVADSAFSNEMLNQHEELAIDDGTINVSCHYSQELLTTLSQALQNSGLDLSQASISVQINLGKRAANKRSAAVSTSSPKDHVPAVNNQASEHARAGNTGQEFSEAPKRRRVDNS, via the exons ATGGACGCGGTCTCGAGGTCCAGCAAGGGTTTcgaggacgacgaggaggaggaggaggaggagaagtttGCGAGGAGAGAGGCCTCTTCTTCGCATAAAG AGTTAGGTGTGAAAATAGATGGGAACGGCCGCGGGGGCGGCAATGATCAGAGACCCAACACGCCAAGATCAAAGCACTCCGCTACGGAACAGCGGAGAAGAAGCAAAATTAATGACAG ATTTCAGATACTTAGGGAACTCATCCCTCATAGTGATCAGAAGAGAGACAAAGCTTCATTTCTTCTAGAG GTTATCGAATATATCCGTTTCTTGCAAGAGAGAGTGCAAAAGTACGAGTCCTCATGCCCAGAATGGAACGAGGATAATGTGAAGATGATGCCATGG GTAAAAGTCTATTTTAGATCATTCTGGAAAAATTCACGG aaTAATAACCGAAGCCCTGAAAATTTTATATCTGATTCTTCACAAATCAACAAAAGTGGTTCTGCTCACCCTCAGCAAACTTTGCTTGGAAAGATCAATGACAATCACATTCAGATTGCACATACGGTTACCTCAGATGCACCCAATCCAACAGAACTGAACCAAATGGCTGGTGTCTCTTTCAAAGCGACTGAAAACCCCCCACATTGTCCTG ATGCAGATAACAACACATTTCAGGCGCAAAACCAATGGTTAAGATCACCTCTTGTTGCCGATTCTGCATTTAGCAATGAAATGTTAAATCAACATGAGGAACTGGCGATAGATGACGGCACAATTAATGTCTCTTGTCATTACTCTCAAGA GTTGTTGACTACACTGAGTCAGGCTCTCCAAAACTCTGGTTTAGATTTGTCACAAGCCAGCATCTCTGTACAGATCAATCTGGGTAAACGTGCCGCTAATAAGAGAAGTGCAGCAGTCTCAACTTCCAGTCCGAAG GATCACGTTCCTGCCGTAAATAATCAAGCAAGTGAGCATGCAAGGGCGGGCAACACCGGACAAGAGTTTTCTGAAGCACCAAAGAGGCGCAGAGTCGATAACAGCTAA
- the LOC109706645 gene encoding transcription factor BIM2-like isoform X2 produces the protein MELQGKKATHDFLSLYTKDSDPKPPPQGFYLKTHDFLQPLERAEEARKKKRGDESAAVGPAEHVLPGGIGTFSISHVSDPRARAAVKSERGTCAPAPGFGPESKPESVPFALWGACADHRGQWSSPFAAHVSGSASFGSVSSASRNKPGPERKQFMDAVSRSSKGFEDDEEEEEEEKFARREASSSHKELGVKIDGNGRGGGNDQRPNTPRSKHSATEQRRRSKINDRFQILRELIPHSDQKRDKASFLLEVIEYIRFLQERVQKYESSCPEWNEDNVKMMPWVKVYFRSFWKNSRNNNRSPENFISDSSQINKSGSAHPQQTLLGKINDNHIQIAHTVTSDAPNPTELNQMAGVSFKATENPPHCPDADNNTFQAQNQWLRSPLVADSAFSNEMLNQHEELAIDDGTINVSCHYSQELLTTLSQALQNSGLDLSQASISVQINLGKRAANKRSAAVSTSSPKDHVPAVNNQASEHARAGNTGQEFSEAPKRRRVDNS, from the exons ATGGAACTCCAAG gaAAAAAAGCAACTCACGATTTCCTCTCCCTTTACACCAAGGATTCGGATCCAAAACCTCCCCCTCAAG GGTTTTATCTAAAGACGCACGACTTCTTACAGCCGCTGGAGCGAGCGGAGGaggcgaggaagaagaagcgcGGCGATGAGTCAGCGGCGGTGGGCCCCGCCGAGCACGTGCTCCCGGGGGGCATCGGCACGTTCAGCATCAGCCACGTGTCCGACCCCCGCGCGAGGGCGGCGGTTAAGTCCGAGCGCGGCACGTGCGCCCCCGCTCCCGGGTTCGGGCCCGAGTCCAAACCCGAGTCCGTGCCCTTCGCGCTCTGGGGCGCCTGCGCGGACCACAGAG GGCAGTGGTCATCGCCATTCGCGGCGCACGTTAGCGGCAGCGCCAGCTTCGGATCCGTCTCCTCCGCCTCCAG GAACAAGCCGGGGCCGGAGAGGAAGCAGTTCATGGACGCGGTCTCGAGGTCCAGCAAGGGTTTcgaggacgacgaggaggaggaggaggaggagaagtttGCGAGGAGAGAGGCCTCTTCTTCGCATAAAG AGTTAGGTGTGAAAATAGATGGGAACGGCCGCGGGGGCGGCAATGATCAGAGACCCAACACGCCAAGATCAAAGCACTCCGCTACGGAACAGCGGAGAAGAAGCAAAATTAATGACAG ATTTCAGATACTTAGGGAACTCATCCCTCATAGTGATCAGAAGAGAGACAAAGCTTCATTTCTTCTAGAG GTTATCGAATATATCCGTTTCTTGCAAGAGAGAGTGCAAAAGTACGAGTCCTCATGCCCAGAATGGAACGAGGATAATGTGAAGATGATGCCATGG GTAAAAGTCTATTTTAGATCATTCTGGAAAAATTCACGG aaTAATAACCGAAGCCCTGAAAATTTTATATCTGATTCTTCACAAATCAACAAAAGTGGTTCTGCTCACCCTCAGCAAACTTTGCTTGGAAAGATCAATGACAATCACATTCAGATTGCACATACGGTTACCTCAGATGCACCCAATCCAACAGAACTGAACCAAATGGCTGGTGTCTCTTTCAAAGCGACTGAAAACCCCCCACATTGTCCTG ATGCAGATAACAACACATTTCAGGCGCAAAACCAATGGTTAAGATCACCTCTTGTTGCCGATTCTGCATTTAGCAATGAAATGTTAAATCAACATGAGGAACTGGCGATAGATGACGGCACAATTAATGTCTCTTGTCATTACTCTCAAGA GTTGTTGACTACACTGAGTCAGGCTCTCCAAAACTCTGGTTTAGATTTGTCACAAGCCAGCATCTCTGTACAGATCAATCTGGGTAAACGTGCCGCTAATAAGAGAAGTGCAGCAGTCTCAACTTCCAGTCCGAAG GATCACGTTCCTGCCGTAAATAATCAAGCAAGTGAGCATGCAAGGGCGGGCAACACCGGACAAGAGTTTTCTGAAGCACCAAAGAGGCGCAGAGTCGATAACAGCTAA
- the LOC109706645 gene encoding transcription factor BIM2-like isoform X3, whose product MELQGKKATHDFLSLYTKDSDPKPPPQGFYLKTHDFLQPLERAEEARKKKRGDESAAVGPAEHVLPGGIGTFSISHVSDPRARAAVKSERGTCAPAPGFGPESKPESVPFALWGACADHRAGQWSSPFAAHVSGSASFGSVSSASRNKPGPERKQFMDAVSRSSKGFEDDEEEEEEEKFARREASSSHKELGVKIDGNGRGGGNDQRPNTPRSKHSATEQRRRSKINDRFQILRELIPHSDQKRDKASFLLEVIEYIRFLQERVQKYESSCPEWNEDNVKMMPWVKVYFRSFWKNSRNNNRSPENFISDSSQINKSGSAHPQQTLLGKINDNHIQIAHTVTSDAPNPTELNQMAGVSFKATENPPHCPDNNTFQAQNQWLRSPLVADSAFSNEMLNQHEELAIDDGTINVSCHYSQELLTTLSQALQNSGLDLSQASISVQINLGKRAANKRSAAVSTSSPKDHVPAVNNQASEHARAGNTGQEFSEAPKRRRVDNS is encoded by the exons ATGGAACTCCAAG gaAAAAAAGCAACTCACGATTTCCTCTCCCTTTACACCAAGGATTCGGATCCAAAACCTCCCCCTCAAG GGTTTTATCTAAAGACGCACGACTTCTTACAGCCGCTGGAGCGAGCGGAGGaggcgaggaagaagaagcgcGGCGATGAGTCAGCGGCGGTGGGCCCCGCCGAGCACGTGCTCCCGGGGGGCATCGGCACGTTCAGCATCAGCCACGTGTCCGACCCCCGCGCGAGGGCGGCGGTTAAGTCCGAGCGCGGCACGTGCGCCCCCGCTCCCGGGTTCGGGCCCGAGTCCAAACCCGAGTCCGTGCCCTTCGCGCTCTGGGGCGCCTGCGCGGACCACAGAG CAGGGCAGTGGTCATCGCCATTCGCGGCGCACGTTAGCGGCAGCGCCAGCTTCGGATCCGTCTCCTCCGCCTCCAG GAACAAGCCGGGGCCGGAGAGGAAGCAGTTCATGGACGCGGTCTCGAGGTCCAGCAAGGGTTTcgaggacgacgaggaggaggaggaggaggagaagtttGCGAGGAGAGAGGCCTCTTCTTCGCATAAAG AGTTAGGTGTGAAAATAGATGGGAACGGCCGCGGGGGCGGCAATGATCAGAGACCCAACACGCCAAGATCAAAGCACTCCGCTACGGAACAGCGGAGAAGAAGCAAAATTAATGACAG ATTTCAGATACTTAGGGAACTCATCCCTCATAGTGATCAGAAGAGAGACAAAGCTTCATTTCTTCTAGAG GTTATCGAATATATCCGTTTCTTGCAAGAGAGAGTGCAAAAGTACGAGTCCTCATGCCCAGAATGGAACGAGGATAATGTGAAGATGATGCCATGG GTAAAAGTCTATTTTAGATCATTCTGGAAAAATTCACGG aaTAATAACCGAAGCCCTGAAAATTTTATATCTGATTCTTCACAAATCAACAAAAGTGGTTCTGCTCACCCTCAGCAAACTTTGCTTGGAAAGATCAATGACAATCACATTCAGATTGCACATACGGTTACCTCAGATGCACCCAATCCAACAGAACTGAACCAAATGGCTGGTGTCTCTTTCAAAGCGACTGAAAACCCCCCACATTGTCCTG ATAACAACACATTTCAGGCGCAAAACCAATGGTTAAGATCACCTCTTGTTGCCGATTCTGCATTTAGCAATGAAATGTTAAATCAACATGAGGAACTGGCGATAGATGACGGCACAATTAATGTCTCTTGTCATTACTCTCAAGA GTTGTTGACTACACTGAGTCAGGCTCTCCAAAACTCTGGTTTAGATTTGTCACAAGCCAGCATCTCTGTACAGATCAATCTGGGTAAACGTGCCGCTAATAAGAGAAGTGCAGCAGTCTCAACTTCCAGTCCGAAG GATCACGTTCCTGCCGTAAATAATCAAGCAAGTGAGCATGCAAGGGCGGGCAACACCGGACAAGAGTTTTCTGAAGCACCAAAGAGGCGCAGAGTCGATAACAGCTAA